Proteins from a single region of Budorcas taxicolor isolate Tak-1 chromosome 11, Takin1.1, whole genome shotgun sequence:
- the PRRC2B gene encoding protein PRRC2B isoform X1 has product MSDRLGQITKGKDGKSKYSTLSLFDKYKGKSVDSIRSSVIPRHGLQSLGKVATARRMPPPANLPSLKSENKGNDPNIVIVPKDGTGWANKQDQQDPKSSSVTASQPPELLPQPGLQKSVSNLQKPTQSISQENTNSAPGGPKSWAQLNGKPAGHEGGLRASSRLLSFSPEEFPTLKAAGGQDKAGKEKGVLDLSYGPGPSLRPQNVTSWREGGGRNIISATSLSASPTELGSRNSSAGDGAPSSACASGSKDPSLRPAQPARRGASQFLGSVYHPPTYHDMLPAFMCSPQSSENQGTVERGSFPLPQLRLEPRVPFRQFQMNDQDGKENRLGVSRPIRPLRPLVERVPRPTIVNAENLKGLDDLDTDADDGWAGLHEEVDYSEKLKFSDDEEEEEVVKDGRPKWNSWDPRRQRQLSLSSADSADAKRTQEEGKDWSETGGVTRVVRKVPEPQPPSRKLHSWASGPDYQQKSSMGTLFRQQSAEDKEDKPPPRQKFVQSEMSEAVERARKRREEEERRAREERLAACAAKLKQLDQKCKQAQRASEAQKQAEKEAPLSPGAEKVTPQENGPAVHKGSPEFSAQETASTFSEEAPTAPPAVAQSGGSEEGPREAGSPAQEFNKYQKSLPPRFQRQQQQQQQQEQLYKTQHWQPVYPPPSHPQRAFYPHHPQMLGFDPRWMMMPSYMDPRIPPTRTPVDFYPSALHPSGLMKPIMPPDSLSGTACRSEDQSCVPPLPERKVTAIDPAPVWSPEGYMALQSKGYSLPHPKSSDNLAMDMHVRSESSYSASPGRSGGVSAQRELLEERGQEYLSASDKKAPADCDSRVSSQRVGQELLFPPQENGQEAGTPVSHTPNLRCSPLEPDFAPTEKKPEYGDWDVNHQSKVADPDAAVEKEVPREEPPFSVSSWEKEGSPSKPPALEPEWTPEARGTSSQHPEQTSRTRRSGPIKKPVLKALKVEDKEKELEKVKPELAEGNTRLARETGPVHEVAEDEDQENDPALANVALATSEDQGSARGSLGREASCPEEDNKPDGAPEARPSREASHTPPTKRNNWIFIDEEQAFGGRGPARGRGRGFREFTFRGRPTGSGLCGGGVLGARGLYSGSQRSGRGRGPREFGPPDDFPRAKPRRRIASETHSEGSEYEELPKRRRQRGAEPGDEGMLPEREEATGRKGDFRESWRSGRMHPEDHGGPEAKNRGPRAFGRALPPRLSNCAYSRRTFAAKEVAPWPSRGPGASWQEPGPPDACGARRPLDRDYIPDAYRRPDALGSRGFEDGRLEDRRAFFQDDHAPESENTENRPFRRRRPPRQDKPPRFRRLRQEREALGLWGPEDEPPLVAGQWPGRPRPCPGDRSSASGRRSPELAYQNSSDHANEEWETASESSDFSERRERRAGPELDPQADGGPPGVSAGEKKELAKRSFSGQRPLVDRQTRKLEPGGFGEKSVRPGGGDTSPRYESHQNGTPLKAKRSPDEALPGGLGCSSGSGHYTLERATRAATDVPEASCEEAEKEARLAAQRSGEQGETVKPFDLSYGHAIIENCGSSPGEESEVGSLVGEGFIEVLTKKQRRLLEEERRKKEQAVQVPVKGRSLSSRIPPRFAKKQNNLCLEQGDGPVPSSSLGTEIWESSSQALPLQASTSDSWTKAATAFTSTEPGSAEQGFKSSQGDSGVDLSAESRESSATSSQRSSPYGTLKPEEAGGPGLEPKADGHKEQTQKQSEPKDSEQGSGQSKEHRPGPIGNERSLKNRKGSEGAERLQGAVVPPVNGVEIHVDSVLPVPPIEFGVNPKDSDFSLQPGSASGPAGNPVVKLQDALASNAGLAPSIPILRRDHHIQRAIGLSHMSFPTADLTLKMESARKAWENSPSLPEQSSPGGAGSGLQPPSSGGASSGVSYSSFGGVSMPPVPVASVAPSASLPGSHLPPLYLDGHVFASQPRLVPQTIPQQQSFQQAAAAQQIPISLHTSLQAQAQLGLRGGLPVSQSQEIFSSLQPFRSQVYMHPSLSPPSTMILSGGTALKAPYSAFPGMQPLEMVKPQSGSPYQPMSGSQALVYEGPLSQAAGLGASQMLDSQLPQQLTMPLPGSQLPLPRYGSGQQPLLLPQSIQLPQAQSLSVGAPRRILAPGSQPSVLNTSRESSQMEMKGFHFADSKQNVPAGGSVPSPQTYRPSSASPSGKPSGSAVNMGSVQGHYVQQAKQRVDEKPGLGAVKLQEPPSAASPLKRTGAIKPRAVKVEESKA; this is encoded by the exons aATACAAATTCAGCTCCAGGTGGACCAAAGTCATGGGCACAGCTGAATGGAAAGCCAGCAGGACACGAAGGTG GTTTAAGGGCCTCAAGCCGACTGTTATCCTTCTCTCCCGAGGAATTTCCGACGCTGAAAGCAGCTGGAGGGCAGGACAAGGCTGGCAAAGAAAAGGGCGTCTTAGATCTGTCGTATGGGCCAGGACCAAGCCTCCGCCCTCAGA ATGTGACAAGCTGGAGGGAGGGCGGTGGGCGAAACATAATTTCTGCCACGTCTCTGAGCGCCTCCCCAACTGAGCTGGGCAGCAGGAACTCGAGTGCAGGAGACGGAGCCCCCTCCTCGGCATGCGCCAGCGGTTCTAAGGACCCCTCTCTCCGCCCGGCTCAGCCTGCCCGCAGAGGGGCTTCACAGTTCTTGGGGAGTGTATACCACCCACCTACATACCATGACATGCTTCCTGCTTTT ATGTGTTCGCCACAGTCATCAGAGAACCAGGGTACAGTGGAAAGAGGATCTTTTCCCCTTCCTCAGCTCCGTCTTGAACCCCGTGTTCCTTTTAGACAGTTCCAGATGAATGACCAAGACGG aaaagaaaatagactGGGAGTGAGCCGCCCAATCCGTCCACTGAGGCCGCTGGTGGAGCGAGTGCCACGACCCACCATCGTCAACGCAGAAAACCTGAAGGGCCTCGATGACCTGGACACTGACGCCGACGATGGCTGGGCAG GCCTCCATGAAGAAGTGGACTACTCCGAGAAGCTGAAGTTCAGtgatgatgaggaggaggaggaagtggtgaAGGACGGCAGGCCAAAGTG GAACAGTTGGGACCCCAGGAGGCAGCGGCAGTTGTCCTTGAGCTCTGCAGACAGTGCTGATGCCAAGCGCAcccaagaggaaggaaaagactGGAGTGAAACAGGAGGCGTGACCCGTGTCGTCCGGAAGGTGCCGGAACCTCAGCCGCCTTCCAGGAAGCTGCACAGCTGGGCGTCAGGCCCTGACTACCAG CAGAAGTCCTCCATGGGCACCTTATTTCGGCAGCAGTCTGCCGAGGACAAAGAGGACAAGCCCCCCCCGCGGCAGAAGTTCGTCCAGTCGGAGATGTCAGAGGCTGTGGAGCGAGCCCGGAAGCgccgggaggaggaggagcgcCGCGCGCGCGAGGAAAGGCTGGCTGCCTGTGCTGCCAAACTCAAGCAGCTTGACCAGAAGTGCAAGCAGGCTCAGCGGGCCAGCGAGGCCCAGAAGCAGGCGGAGAAGGAAGCTCCCCTCTCTCCGGGGGCTGAGAAGGTGACTCCCCAGGAAAATGGCCCTGCTGTCCACAAAG GCTCCCCTGAGTTCTCTGCCCAGGAGACCGCCAGCACGTTTTCAGAAGAAGCCCCCACAGCTCCTCCAGCAGTGGCTCAGAGTGGCGGCAGTGAGGAGGGACCCAGGGAGGCTGGGTCCCCTGCGCAGGAATTCAACAAGTACCAAAAGTCACTCCCTCCCAGGTTCCagcgccagcagcagcagcagcagcagcag GAGCAGCTGTACAAGACGCAGCACTGGCAGCCGGTGTACCCTCCGCCGTCCCACCCGCAGCGCGCCTTCTACCCGCACCACCCCCAGATGCTGGGCTTCGACCCCAGGTGGATGATGATGCCCTCCTACATGGACCCCCGGATCCCGCCCACTCGGACCCCAGTGGATTTCTACCCCTCAGCCCTGCATCCCTCAG GATTGATGAAACCCATAATGCCCCCGGATTCCCTTAGTGGGACTGCCTGTCGCTCTGAGGACCAGAGCTGTGTGCCCCCGCTGCCAGAAAGGAAGGTGACCGCCATTGACCCCGCCCCCGTGTGGAGCCCCGAGGGTTACATGGCATTGCAGAGCAAGGGCTACTCGCTGCCCCACCCGAAATCCAGCGACAATTTGGCCATGGACATGCATGTCAG GAGTGAAAGCTCTTACTCTGCCTCCCCCGGAAGGTCAGGGGGCGTGAGTGCCCAGCGCGAGCTCCTTGAGGAGAGAGGGCAGGAGTACTTGAGCGCTTCTGACAAGAAGGCCCCAGCAGACTGTGACTCCCGTGTCTCCTCTCAGAGAGTAGGCCAGGAGCTTTTGTTTCCACCCCAAGAAAATGGTCAGGAAGCAGGCACTCCTGTGAGTCACACCCCAAACCTCAGGTGCTCCCCACTGGAGCCTGACTTTGCCCCCACGGAGAAAAAGCCCGAGTATGGTGACTGGGATGTGAACCACCAGTCAAAGGTTGCCGACCCAGACGCTGCGGTTGAGAAGGAGGTACCGCGGGAGGAGCCACCCTTCAGCGTCTCCtcctgggagaaggaagggagccCAAGCAAGCCGCCGGCTCTGGAGCCTGAGTGGACGCCAGAAGCCCGGGGCACCAGCAGCCAGCACCCGGAGCAGACCAGCAGGACCCGTAGGTCCGGCCCCATCAAGAAACCTGTCTTGAAGGCCCTCAAGGTGGAGGACAAGGAGAAGGAGCTCGAGAAAGTAAAGCCGGAGCTGGCAGAGGGGAACACCCGCCTGGCCCGGGAGACGGGGCCTGTCCATGAAGTGGCTGAGGATGAGGACCAAGAGAACGACCCCGCACTGGCCAATGTGGCCCTGGCCACCTCAGAGGACCAGGGCTCAGCCCGTGGCAGCTTGGGCCGTGAGGCCAGCTGTCCCGAGGAGGACAACAAGCCTGATGGGGCCCCGGAGGCCAGACCCTCCAGGGAGGCCAGCCACACACCCCCGACCAAGAGGAATAACTGGATCTTTATTGATGAGGAGCAAGCCTTTGGGGGCCGGGGGCCAGCCCGGGGCCGAGGCCGCGGGTTCCGAGAGTTCACCTTCCGCGGGCGGCCCACTGGTAGCGGCCTGTGTGGCGGGGGCGTCCTTGGGGCACGGGGCCTCTACAGCGGCAGTCAGAGGAGTGGCCGGGGCCGGGGGCCGCGGGAGTTTGGGCCGCCGGATGACTTCCCCCGGGCCAAGCCCCGGCGGAGGATTGCCAGCGAGACCCACAGCGAGGGCTCTGAATACGAGGAGCTTCCCAAGCGGCGGCGGCAGCGAGGCGCCGAGCCTGGGGATGAGGGCATGCTCCCGGAGCGGGAGGAGGCCACAGGAAGGAAGGGCGACTTCAGGGAGTCCTGGCGGTCCGGCAGGATGCACCCCGAGGACCACGGTGGGCCTGAGGCCAAGAACCGAGGCCCCCGGGCCTTCGGGCGTGCCCTACCCCCGCGCCTGAGCAACTGTGCATACAGCCGGAGAACCTTCGCGGCCAAGGAGGTGGCCCCTTGGCCCAGCCGGGGTCCTGGCGCCTCCTGGCAGGAGCCTGGCCCCCCTGATGCGTGTGGGGCCCGGCGGCCCTTAGACAGAGACTATATCCCAGACGCCTACAGACGCCCCGACGCCTTGGGCTCCCGGGGCTTCGAGGATGGCCGCCTGGAGGACCGGAGGGCCTTCTTCCAAGATGACCACGCTCCAGAGTCCGAAAACACAGAGAACCGGCCCTTCCGGCGAAGGCGGCCCCCACGCCAGGACAAGCCGCCCCGCTTCCGGCGCCTCCGGCAAGAACGGGAGGCCCTGGGCCTGTGGGGGCCGGAGGACGAGCCACCTCTGGTGGCCGGCCAGTGGCCGGGCCGTCCCAGACCCTGCCCCGGGGACAGGAGCAGTGCCTCAGGCCGCAGGTCCCCTGAGCTCGCCTATCAGAACTCCTCCGACCATGCCAACGAGGAGTGGGAGACGGCCTCCGAGAGCAGCGACTTCAGTGAGAGGCGGGAGCGGCGGGCCGGCCCCGAGCTGGACCCCCAGGCTGATGGCGGCCCCCCTGGGGTGAGCGCAGGCGAGAAGAAGGAGCTGGCCAAGCGGAGCTTCTCAGGCCAGAGACCCCTGGTGGACAGGCAGACCCGGAAGCTGGAGCCGGGAGGGTTTGGGGAGAAGTCTGTTAGGCCAGGTGGCGGTGACACTTCTCCCCGCTATGAGAGTCATCAGAACGGGACGCCTCTGAAAGCCAAAAG GTCCCCAGACGAGGCCTTGCCTGGAGGTCTTGGCTGCAGCAGTGGGAGCGGCCACTACACCCTGGAGCGGGCAACCCGTGCTGCCACTGACGTCCCCGAAGCTTCCTGTGAGGAGGCGGAGAAGGAGGCCAGGCTGGCCGCCCAGAGGTCAGGCGAGCAGGGAGAGACCGTGAAACCGTTCGACCTGAGCTACGGAC ATGCCATCATTGAAAATTGCGGATCCAGCCCTGGGGAAGAGAGTGAGGTGGGCTCTCTGGTGGGCGAAGGCTTCATTGAAGTCCTAACCAAGAAGCAGCGCCGCCtgctggaggaggagaggagaaagaaggagCAAGCCGTGCAG GTTCCTGTCAAAGGCCGAAGTCTCTCCTCTCGAATTCCTCCTCGGTTTGCAAAGAAGCAGAACAACCTGTGCCTGGAGCAGGGCGATGGGCCTGTGCCCAGCAGCAGCCTGGGCACCGAGATCTGGGAGAGCAGCAGCCAGG CCCTCCCCCTTCAGGCCTCGACCAGTGACTCCTGGACCAAAGCTGCCACTGCCTTCACCAGCACCGAGCCTGGCTCTGCTGAG CAGGGCTTTAAGAGCAGCCAGGGAGACAGCGGTGTTGACCTGAGCGCCGAGTCCCGAGAGTCCTCAGCGACCTCCTCACAGCGCAGCTCGCCATATGGCACCCTGAAGCCCGAGGAGGCAGGCGGGCCCGGCCTGGAGCCCAAGGCCGACGGCCACAAGGAGCAGACTCAAAAGCAGTCAGAGCCAAAG GATTCAGAACAAGGCTCGGGACAGAGCAAGGAGCACAGACCAGGACCCATCGGCAATGAGCGCtctctgaaaaacagaaagggCTCCGAGGGGGCCGAACGGCTGCAAGGGGCTGTGGTTCCCCCTGTTAACGGGGTGGAGATTCACGTGGACTCTGTGCTGCCGGTGCCACCCATTGAATTTGGAGTCAATCCGAAG GACTCTGATTTCAGCTTGCAGCCCGGCTCTGCCTCTGGTCCCGCGGGGAATCCAGTTGTCAAGCTTCAGGACGCATTGGCCAGTAAT GCCGGGCTGGCCCCCAGCATCCCCATTCTGCGGCGGGACCACCACATCCAGAGGGCCATCGGCCTCTCCCACATGTCCTTCCCCACCGCCGACCTCACTCTGAAG ATGGAGTCTGCGCGCAAGGCTTGGGAAAACTCGCCCAGCTTGCCGGAGCAGAGCTCGCCAGGAGGCGCCGGCTCGGGCCTGCAGCCCCCATCCTCCGGGGGGGCCTCCAGCGGGGTCAGCTATAGCTCCTTTGGCGGCGTCTCCATGCCCCCCGTGCCCGTGGCCTCGGTTGCACCTTCTGCATCCCTTCCAG GCAGCCACCTGCCACCTCTCTACCTGGATGGCCATGTGTTTGCAAGTCAGCCCCGGCTGGTTCCTCAGACCATACCTCAGCAGCAGAGTTTCCAACAG GCTGCCGCTGCCCAGCAGATCCCGATTTCCCTTCACACGTCTCTGCAAGCTCAAGCCCAGCTGGGACTGAGGGGTGGGCTGCCCGTCTCCCAGTCTCAGGAGATCTTCAGCTCCTTGCAGCCCTTCAG GTCTCAGGTGTACATGCACCCCAGCCTGTCGCCGCCCAGCACTATGATCCTCTCTGGAGGCACAGCCTTGAAGGCCCCCTACTCGGCGTTCCCCGGCATGCAGCCCCTGGAGATGGTGAAGCCCCAGTCCGGCTCTCCCTACCAGCCCATGAGTGGGAGCCAAGCCCTGGTCTACGAGGGCCCGCTCAGCCAGGCGGCCGGGCTCGGCGCCTCCCAGATGTTGGACTCCCAGCTCCCGCAG CAGCTGACGATGCCCCTGCCTGGCTCCCAGCTGCCTCTGCCCCGGTATGGCTCCGGGCAGCAACCCCTGCTCCTGCCACAGTCCATCCAGCTGCCCCAGGCGCAGAGCCTCTCAGTCGGGGCCCCCCGCAGGATCCTCGCCCCTGGGTCCCAGCCTTCGGTCCTCAACACCAGCAGAGAG TCCTCTCAGATGGAGATGAAGGGCTTCCACTTTGCCGACAGTAAACAGAATGTTCCTGCAGGAGGCTCCGTGCCGTCACCGCAGACCTACAG GCCTAGCTCTGCTAGCCCCAGTGGGAAGCCCTCTGGATCAGCAGTTAACATGGGCTCTGTGCAGGGACACTACGTTCAACAG GCAAAGCAGCGAGTGGATGAAAAGCCCGGCCTGGGAGCCGTGAAGCTGCAGGAGCCTCCCTCAGCCGCTTCCCCGCTGAAGCGAACCGGAGCAATCAAGCCCCGGGCAGTCAAGGTGGAGGAGAGCAAGGCCTGA